In Castanea sativa cultivar Marrone di Chiusa Pesio chromosome 6, ASM4071231v1, a single window of DNA contains:
- the LOC142641244 gene encoding uncharacterized protein LOC142641244, producing MVSNLEVRENCPSISFLFARLGGSLGVFPNLRGFVSEGSSLGVVLGDLYPLLRESVDWFEDLVKKLRLMSEVRSSDLDTGLSSSDGPMEGDTAVSTFREVRAFHALVEPCGLDSDAVNRFRDRFQFPERVRVRRPTDDDRACSFFPGEVCFYEAAFTCGLRLPVHPFVMELLAYLGIAPGQLMPNSWRIVVNCMEIWLAANGDMIKVNELVYLYRLKESKEYGYYELVPWERRTRIVKGLPSSFRYWKSRFVFVSGDNFETPSSQDWGEIPRLLRRWGTPTLAKRRPKLKSRYKERVEAAITYSQSIDNWDDLVDPRTLAFYNLGPDPSSYVLRSLDIEGKKKMTTKFNKGMYEKMRSKKDEPLSSLGKKVVRVKGKVTSVTPTVSTTPVVSGAETTRTASPATSVEEIPTPASKRPRTSDKEKDNSGSSSIWDDERLATDRARGVVNAEDLKVLSGSTPAELMGRHIHKLVQVLGEAVHFSAEYQAQEAKVESSLSRIKVLEMENSRLKRELTTAMEDVHQYKDEVKKLGDDLKVEQQLVLEKDEQLAAAKEKIKVVASRAIEGFQQTEEYNSVLFSWYFKGFELLRRYCIKHPSGVDLEALDMEEVDKEISADEAALAAAAEAPEDVPDAPVINAPALDAPAGDDADPVV from the exons ATGGTCAGTAATTTAGAGGTTAGGGAAAACtgtccttcaatttcttttctttttgctcgctTAGGGGGGTCATTAGGTGTTTTCCCCAATTTGAGGGGCTTTGTTTCGGAGGGTAGCAGTTTAGGTGTTGTTTTGGGTGATTTATACCCATTGCTCCGAGAGTCCGTCGATTGGTTTGAAGATTTGGTGAAGAAGCTTAGGTTGATGTCagaggttaggtctagtgacctcgatactgggttgtcgtctagcgaCGGTCCTATGGAGGGAGATACGGCCGTCTCTACTTttagagaggttagggctttCCATGCCCTCGTGGAGCCGTGCGGATTAGATTCTGACGCCGTCAATCGGTTTAGAGATAGATTTCAATTTCCAGAGCGGGTCCGTGTTCGTCGCCCCACTGACGATGACAGGGCTTGCTCGTTTTTCCccggtgaagtgtgcttctatgaggccgctttcacttgtggacttaggcttccCGTCCACCCGTTTGTGATGGAGCTCCTGGCATATCTGGGGATTGCCCCCgggcaacttatgcccaattcgtggagaatagtggtcaactgtatggaaatatggttggccgCTAACGGGGATATGATTAAGGTAAACGAGCTCGTATATTTATACCGTCtaaaagagtccaaagagtacgggtattacgagctagtaccttgggagagaagaaccaggatcgtcaagggcttaccttcgtccttcagatactggaagtccagatttgtgtttgtgtctgggGACAATTTTGAGACTCCCTCCAGCCAGGACTGGGGTGAGATCCCCAggttgcttcgtcggtggggaaccccgacctTAG CTAAACGAAGACCGAAGTTGAAAAGCAGGTACAAGGAGCGCGTTGAGGCGGCCATCACTTATTCCCAATCCATTGACAATTGGGACGACTTGGTAGACCCGAGGACACTCGCTTTCTACAACCTCGGCCCCGATCCGTCTTCCTACGTCTTACGAAGCCTTGATATCGagggaaagaaga AGATGACGACGAAATTCAACAAGGGCATGTATGAAAAAATGAGGTCCAAGAAAGACGAACCCTTGTCGAGCCTCGGGAAGAAGGTGGTTCGAGTGAAGGGCAAGGTTACTTCCGTTACTCCGACAGTCTCGACCACACCCGTGGTTTCGGGTGCCGAGACGACGAGGACGGCTTCTCCAGCCACTTCAGTAGAAGAAATTCCGACACCCGCTTCCAAGAGGCCTCGCACATCTGACAAAGAAAAGGATAATTCCGGATCGTCCTCAATTTGGGATGACGAGAGGTTGGCGACGGATCGGGCTCGTGGGGTAGTGAATGCCGAGGACCTGAAGGTGCTTTCAGGTTCGACTCCAGCTGAGTTGATGGGTCGTCATATCCATAAACTCGTCCAG gtgttgggggaAGCCGTCCATTTTTCAGCGGAGTATCAAGCTCAGGAGGCCAAGGTCGAGTCTTCGCTTTCTCGGATCAAAGTCCTGGAGATGGAGAACTCGAGGCTGAAGAGGGAGCTGACAACCGCGATGGAGGATGTTCACCAATACAAGGACGAGGTCAAAAAGCTGGGCGACGATCTTAAGGTTGAACAGCAGCTGGTTCTGGAAAAGGACGAGCAGCTCGCAGCCGCGAAGGAAAAAATCAAGGTCGTCGCCTCTAGGGCAATCGAGGGCTTCCAGCAGACTGAAGAGTACAACTCTGTGCTCTTCAGTTGGTACTTTAAGGGGTTTGAGCTCTTGAGGAGGTATTGCATCAAGCATCCTTCCGGGGTGGATCTGGAGGCGCTGGATATGGAGGAGGTCGACAAGGAGATCTCTGCTGACGAGGCTGCCCTAGCCGCCGCCGCCGAAGCCCCTGAAGACGTTCCTGATGCTCCCGTCATCAACGCCCCTGCCCTTGATGCCCCAGCTGGAGACGATGCCGACCCGGTAGTTTGA
- the LOC142641546 gene encoding transcription factor bHLH162-like, giving the protein MDQQGSQSTSTKVERRIIEKNRRNQMKILYSKLNSLLPNQNSKEALSLPDQIDEAIKYIKSLETKLKKSKEKKESLGINGRKRSYTGTSFDAKSSLKSPKLEICEMGSTLEVVLITGLDNQFLFYEIIHILQEEQAEVLTANFSISGDSIFHVVHAEIKSGSLFDFGAAKVTERLKRFIYGSTSDVDFEPELCWDLDIHPESWDF; this is encoded by the exons atggatCAGCAGGGAAGTCAGTCAACTTCAACCAAGGTGGAGAGAAGGATTATAGAGAAAAATAGGAGGAATCAGATGAAAATCCTCTATTCCAAGCTTAATTCTCTACTACCAAACCAGAATTCCAAG GAGGCACTGTCACTACCTGATCAAATAGATGAAGCTATAAAATACATCAAAAGCCTAGAGACAAAGCTGAAGAAGTCTAAGGAGAAGAAGGAGAGCTTAGGTATTAATGGCAGGAAAAGATCATACACTGGCACAAGTTTTGATGCTAAATCGAGCCTAAAATCGCCCAAATTGGAAATTTGTGAAATGGGTTCCACTCTAGAGGTTGTTTTGATAACTGGGTTAGATAATCAGTTCTTGTTCTATGAAATTATTCACATTCTTCAAGAAGAACAAGCAGAGGTCTTGACTgccaatttttcaatttctggAGACTCAATTTTCCATGTGGTGCATGCAgag ATTAAGTCTGGATCTTTATTCGATTTTGGGGCTGCAAAAGTAACTGAGAGACTGAAAAGATTCATTTACGGATCCACCAGTGATGTAGATTTTGAGCCAGAGCTTTGCTGGGACTTGGATATCCATCCTGAATCGTGGGATTTCTAA